A region from the Thermanaeromonas toyohensis ToBE genome encodes:
- a CDS encoding Lrp/AsnC family transcriptional regulator, giving the protein MRKRILKLLESNSKLTPKEIALMLGLSPDQVAQEIAEMEKEKIILRYTTLINWEKVGEEEVAALIDVKVTPQRDVGFDEVAARIYQYPEVKSVFLMSGSYDLSVLVQGKSLKEVASFVAQKLATLEHVQSTVTHFILKKYKQDGVIFEEEVIERRQVVQP; this is encoded by the coding sequence ATGCGGAAAAGGATACTTAAGCTTCTAGAAAGCAATAGTAAATTGACTCCTAAGGAAATAGCTCTAATGCTAGGCCTTTCGCCAGATCAGGTGGCCCAGGAAATTGCGGAAATGGAAAAAGAGAAAATAATCCTACGCTATACCACCCTCATCAACTGGGAGAAAGTGGGAGAAGAAGAAGTGGCAGCCTTGATCGATGTTAAGGTAACTCCCCAAAGGGATGTAGGCTTTGACGAAGTGGCCGCCCGTATCTACCAGTACCCGGAGGTCAAATCAGTATTCCTTATGTCCGGAAGCTATGACTTATCCGTGTTGGTGCAAGGTAAAAGTTTAAAAGAAGTCGCCTCCTTCGTGGCCCAGAAACTGGCCACCCTAGAACATGTACAAAGCACCGTTACCCATTTTATCCTTAAGAAATATAAGCAAGATGGGGTCATCTTTGAAGAAGAGGTAATCGAACGCCGGCAGGTGGTGCAGCCATGA
- a CDS encoding methylenetetrahydrofolate reductase → MSWKSGSKLEKLLSQGHFVVTGEVGPPKHASPDGILHHAELLKDYVDAINLTDNQTAIVRMSSIAAGVHVLRAGCEPIIQMTVRDRNRIALQSDLLGAYSLGIRNVLCLSGDHQSFGNHPTAKNVHDIDSIQLIRIVKDLRDEKRFACGEEIKEHEPRFFIGAAANPFADPFEFRILRLEKKINAGADFIQTQCIFDMERFERFMAMVRERGLHKKAYILAGVTPLKSARAARYMQQSVAGMIVPEEIVARMEKAKDPKAEGVAICVEQIKHLRTIEGVAGIHIMAIMWEDIIPTIVKEAGLYPRPQVD, encoded by the coding sequence ATGAGCTGGAAGTCAGGTAGCAAATTGGAAAAACTCCTTTCCCAGGGACATTTTGTAGTAACAGGTGAGGTAGGTCCACCTAAGCACGCCTCTCCAGACGGTATCCTCCACCACGCTGAACTCCTTAAGGATTACGTGGATGCCATAAACTTGACCGATAACCAGACAGCTATAGTGCGTATGTCTAGCATAGCGGCGGGAGTCCATGTGCTAAGGGCTGGGTGTGAGCCCATAATACAGATGACCGTACGTGACCGTAACCGGATAGCCTTACAAAGCGATCTCCTGGGAGCCTACAGCTTAGGGATACGTAATGTACTCTGCCTTTCAGGGGACCACCAGTCCTTTGGGAATCATCCTACAGCCAAAAATGTGCATGACATTGATTCCATTCAGCTTATACGTATAGTCAAGGATCTGCGGGATGAAAAAAGGTTCGCCTGTGGTGAAGAAATCAAAGAGCATGAGCCTCGTTTCTTCATCGGAGCAGCTGCTAACCCCTTTGCAGATCCCTTTGAATTTCGGATCTTGAGGCTAGAAAAGAAAATCAATGCAGGTGCAGATTTCATCCAAACGCAGTGTATCTTTGATATGGAACGGTTCGAGCGATTCATGGCCATGGTAAGGGAGCGGGGGCTGCACAAAAAAGCGTATATCCTAGCCGGGGTAACCCCTTTAAAATCTGCTCGCGCAGCAAGATACATGCAACAATCAGTGGCAGGTATGATAGTACCCGAAGAGATCGTGGCTCGGATGGAAAAGGCTAAAGACCCCAAGGCCGAAGGTGTAGCCATATGTGTAGAACAAATCAAGCATTTACGCACCATAGAAGGAGTAGCCGGTATTCACATCATGGCCATAATGTGGGAAGATATTATTCCCACCATTGTCAAAGAAGCCGGACTTTACCCGCGCCCCCAGGTAGATTGA
- a CDS encoding methylenetetrahydrofolate reductase C-terminal domain-containing protein → MIVAEAKPLTEIAGLLGEVRKILVVGCGGCVTVCLAGGEKEVGILAAALRMMYKKNGKELETIEVTLTRQCDPEYVQMLEKYITEDIDCILSLACGVGVQFLAEHYNKWVIPALNTKFAGGTIEHGVWEERCGLCGECILHKTGGICPIIRCSKSILNGPCGGSQNGRCEVNKDIPCAWQLIYDRLKALNKLELLLEIQPPKDWSKARDGGPRKVVREDVRIE, encoded by the coding sequence GTGATTGTGGCCGAAGCTAAACCCCTGACCGAGATAGCAGGGCTTTTAGGAGAGGTACGTAAAATTTTGGTGGTTGGCTGCGGCGGATGTGTTACCGTCTGCTTGGCCGGCGGTGAAAAAGAGGTGGGGATACTGGCTGCAGCCCTGCGTATGATGTACAAAAAAAATGGTAAAGAGCTGGAAACTATAGAAGTTACCCTTACCCGGCAATGTGATCCCGAATATGTGCAGATGCTAGAAAAATATATTACGGAAGATATCGATTGCATACTTTCCCTGGCCTGTGGTGTAGGGGTGCAATTCCTAGCCGAGCATTACAACAAATGGGTAATACCTGCCCTTAATACCAAATTCGCCGGTGGAACGATAGAACACGGGGTATGGGAAGAGCGCTGTGGCCTATGTGGAGAATGTATCCTGCACAAGACAGGGGGTATTTGCCCTATAATCAGATGTTCCAAAAGCATCCTCAACGGCCCCTGTGGAGGCTCCCAAAACGGGCGATGTGAAGTCAATAAAGATATACCTTGCGCCTGGCAATTAATATATGATCGCCTCAAGGCTTTAAACAAGTTAGAACTGCTGCTAGAAATCCAGCCGCCCAAAGACTGGTCTAAAGCCAGGGACGGCGGCCCGCGCAAAGTGGTACGGGAGGATGTGAGGATAGAATGA
- a CDS encoding hydrogenase iron-sulfur subunit — protein sequence MSNSSTQFEPKIIAFCCYYCAYSAADLAGSMRLQYPANVRLIEMPCTGKTDVRVLLEAFENGADGVYVAGCLEGDCHFLKGNLRAKKRVQYAKKLLDEIGIGGERLEMFNLASSMGPRFAEIAREFTEKIRQLGPNPLKKHNTCSQEEAKEKNVS from the coding sequence ATGAGCAATTCCTCTACCCAATTTGAGCCTAAAATAATCGCCTTTTGTTGTTACTATTGCGCTTATTCTGCAGCTGATCTCGCCGGCTCCATGCGCTTGCAATATCCAGCCAACGTACGCTTAATCGAGATGCCTTGCACAGGTAAAACCGATGTTCGAGTGCTGCTAGAGGCCTTTGAAAATGGAGCTGATGGTGTGTATGTGGCTGGCTGTCTGGAAGGAGATTGCCATTTCCTTAAGGGAAACCTCCGGGCTAAAAAGCGTGTGCAGTATGCTAAAAAACTCCTAGATGAAATTGGTATCGGGGGTGAGCGTCTAGAGATGTTCAATCTCGCAAGTTCCATGGGCCCCCGCTTCGCTGAAATAGCCCGGGAATTTACAGAAAAAATAAGGCAGTTAGGGCCTAACCCCCTTAAGAAACATAACACCTGTTCCCAGGAAGAAGCCAAAGAAAAAAATGTGTCGTAA